In Aegilops tauschii subsp. strangulata cultivar AL8/78 chromosome 3, Aet v6.0, whole genome shotgun sequence, one genomic interval encodes:
- the LOC109738874 gene encoding uncharacterized protein, whose amino-acid sequence MAAFTEEERAVDDALGYPKAYARLCRAGAGGALGLPYAHGPPGAFLPYVLQPHEVLRAKDLNETFPVVDAEAAPTANPRGFANLLWKQLDHLGNAGFDPALFRVDAYGNVLYLHADAASPLAWDVHHWFPCARGGRTVPSNLRIMQLQASRKKHNKLEFLVPWWDLQLGISVNQFLSIFASKNTDFRNRAFAFLFADGASEELSSLQAVEAHAFPHHFAEMKKKVGLAPAAIVSARGSDNSVLKSLDANRPVRSNYPLIAAKKFSGEKDENLAVHGHGGNSMMKENDNPDVDGYISNPYLSIAMARDSLRQREEAKKKQAELTEMENEVTEMQQKNEEERVAIQDLEAQLIKRRRRVEKCRRLADAQANYKTVLEKMIRDAMHQSVVYKEQLRLNQAATSTLMARLEAQRAMCDSSETELRKKYQHRDDLERQVKPFIDQARKRYRVDDEIPEERHCESFRYLPERVSRSSPLKQELRVFLEEAQKTSDAYNISLEGEEIGEGTSTMSYVNTEQPSKVISFPRRSISTDENRSYTDRGRTSVREKLEQSAVRERHRSRGRERKESMASRGVGTPIKSRDGKGKAAMLESETERSHHASQTVSFPRTPSVPPSPPYRATGVYGTPRYHTEQSLPVQKDDDMLHPRRVARAEDNENMNYRGKGHVDKWLHMLMEDQQEGNEVAHRSSEDHNAAEENGSDDEQEIQSRIDDEDESCRNEITECVDEITECVDEIVDVGGQSAATHHGTPRCRDSFDIKEEKVEKKIWFPRSDSGRGFRSLPSSPSKILGVRRGSDCAGRKPKVGGDDDRRYGYEDSVSTSSSKFLSKCKQAIKKAVHK is encoded by the exons ATGGCGGCGTTcacggaggaggagagggcggtGGACGACGCGCTGGGCTACCCCAAGGCCTACGCCAGGCTCtgccgcgccggcgccggcggcgcgcTCGGCCTCCCCTACGCCCACGGCCCGCCCGGCGCCTTCCTCCCCTACGTCCTCCAGCCCCACGAG GTGCTGCGGGCCAAGGACCTGAACGAGACGTTCCCGGTGGTGGACGCGGAGGCGGCGCCCACCGCCAACCCGCGCGGCTTCGCCAACCTGCTCTGGAAGCAGCTCGACCACCTCGGCAACGCCGGCTTCGACCCGGCGCTCTTCCGCGTCGACGCCTACGGGAACGTGCTCTACCTGCACGCCGACGCCGCCTCGCCCCTCGCCTGGGACGTCCACCACTGGTTCCCCTGCGCCA GGGGAGGGAGGACGGTCCCGAGCAACCTGCGGATCATGCAGCTGCAGGCGTCCAGGAAGAAGCACAACAAGCTGGAGTTCCTCGTGCCGTGGTGGGATCTGCAGCTCGGCATCTCCGTCAATCAGTTCCTCTCCATCTTCGCCTCCAAGAACACCGACTTCAG GAACCGAGCATTCGCGTTCCTCTTCGCCGACGGGGCCAGCGAGGAGCTGAGCTCGCTGCAGGCGGTGGAGGCGCACGCGTTCCCGCACCATTTCGCCGAAATGAAGAAGAAAGTGGGCCTCGCGCCCGCCGCCATTGTCTCCGCTAGGGGCTCGGACAACTCGGTGCTCAAATCCCTTGACGCCAACAGACCAGTGAGGTCCAATTATCCTTTGATCG CTGCAAAGAAGTTCTCCGGCGAGAAGGACGAGAACCTGGCAGTCCACGGCCATGGTGGTAACTCGATGATGAAAGAGAACGACAACCCAGATGTCGACGGCTACATCAGCAATCCTTACCTGTCCATAGCCATGGCTAGGGACTCGCTGAGGCAAAGAGAGGAGGCGAAGAAGAAGCAAGCTGAGCTCACTGAAATGGAGAATGAGGTGACCGAGATGCAGCAGAAGAATGAGGAGGAGAGGGTAGCCATCCAGGACCTGGAGGCTCAGCTGATCAAGAGGCGTCGGCGAGTGGAGAAGTGCCGTCGCTTGGCAGACGCCCAGGCCAACTACAAGACAGTGCTCGAGAAGATGATCAGAGACGCCATGCACCA GAGCGTTGTGTACAAGGAACAACTCAGGCTGAACCAGGCTGCAACCAGTACTCTGATGGCGAGACTGGAGGCCCAGAGAGCAATGTGTGACTCGTCTGAAACCGAGCTCCGCAAGAAGTACCAGCACAGGGATGATCTGGAGAGGCAGGTGAAGCCATTCATTGATCAAGCAAGGAAGAGGTACCGGGTCGACGATGAAATCCCAGAGGAAAGGCACTGTGAGAGTTTCAGGTACTTGCCAGAAAGAGTATCGAGAAGCAGCCCTCTGAAACAGGAGCTGAGGGTTTTCTTGGAGGAGGCTCAGAAGACTTCAGATGCATACAACATTTCCCTGGAGGGGGAAGAGATTGGAGAAGGGACTTCAACAATGAGTTATGTCAACACTGAACAACCTTCCAAGGTGATAAGCTTCCCAAGAAGGTCCATCTCTACTGATGAAAACAGGAGTTACACTGACAGAGGAAGAACGTCGGTAAGGGAGAAGCTAGAACAATCGGCGGTCAGAGAGCGGCATCGTAGCAGGGGAAGGGAAAGAAAGGAGAGCATGGCATCAAGGGGTGTTGGTACACCTATCAAGTCAAGAGATGGTAAGGGCAAGGCAGCCATGCTCGAGTCCGAGACCGAAAGATCTCATCATGCAAGCCAGACAGTCTCGTTTCCAAGGACCCCCTCGGTTCCACCAAGTCCTCCATATAGAGCGACCGGCGTGTATGGGACGCCGAGGTACCACACAGAGCAGTCACTACCAGTGCAAAAGGAtgatgacatgcttcatcctcgACGTGTTGCCAGAGCAGAAGACAATGAAAACATGAACTACAGAGGCAAGGGCCATGTTGATAAGTGGCTCCATATGCTCATGGAGGACCAACAAGAAGGAAATGAAGTGGCACACCGTTCCTCGGAAGATCACAATGCCGCCGAGGAGAACGGTTCGGACGATGAGCAGGAAATCCAAAGTAGAATCGATGACGAAGACGAGAGCTGCAGGAATGAGATCACCGAATGTGTTGACGAGATCACTGAATGTGTTGATGAGATCGTCGATGTCGGTGGTCAGAGTGCCGCAACTCACCATGGCACACCAAGATGCAGGGATAGCTTTGACATCAAGGAGGAGAAAGTGGAAAAGAAGATATGGTTCCCAAGGTCCGATAGCGGTAGGGGTTTCCGGTCCCTGCCATCCTCTCCTTCCAAGATCCTGGGAGTGAGGAGAGGCTCAGACTGTGCAGGCAGGAAACCGAAGGTGGGTGGCGACGATGATCGCAGATACGGCTACGAGGATTCGGTTTCTACGAGCAGCAGCAAGTTCCTCAGCAAATGCAAGCAGGCGATCAAGAAAGCAGTACACAAATGA
- the LOC109738873 gene encoding coleoptile phototropism protein 1 — protein sequence MKSSSQSHSPRTPSPRARGTAAAPGADHARSSSEPWVLACVDDTCVNDVESFARTVAAVKSKPRPDLLPSVLSHYAAKWLPDVATSASGRFLPPESPTATWLKKRLLLETLVAALPPDPPSGAAADDGITCDFLLKLLRAGSMVGADAALLRELESRAARRLDQATLAAVMIPAFGHAPGGSTLLDVPLVLRLVRGFLKEGGKGAGGGAGARVARLVDAYLAEAALEAELRPAELEELARAVPAHARAADDALYRAVDTYLKAHPGAGKEDRKSLWRLIDPRKLSAEAAAHAVQNDRLPVRSVMQVLFSEHGKLNRLADLGASFSGARVPCSPAAALDLHSGSGRCPSKREALAQHQEMRRLREDVARLQVQCSALQEQVERLGSERRRRGGVGGVGGFKWSTLWFGGGGGMGGDVARIEDSESGMERQTPASGKKGRASMATATPTPTRRTPKWRKSMS from the exons ATGAAGTCCTCGTCTCAGAGCCACAGCCCCAGGACCCCGTCGCCGCGCGCTCGCGGCACGGCGGCGGCCCCCGGCGCCgaccacgcgcgctcctcctcggAGCCATGGGTTCTCGCGTGCGTGGACGACACGTGCGTCAACGACGTGGAGAGCTTCGCGCGCACCGTCGCCGCCGTGAAGTCCAAGCCCCGCCCCGACCTGCTCCCGAGCGTGCTGTCCCACTACGCCGCCAAGTGGCTCCCGGACGTGGCCACGTCCGCCTCCGGCCGCTTCCTGCCCCCGGAGAGCCCCACCGCCACGTGGCTCAAAAAGCGCCTGCTCCTGGAGACGCTCGTCGCCGCGCTCCCGCCGGACCCGCCCAGCGGCGCGGCCGCCGACGACGGCATCACGTGCGACTTCCTGCTGAAGCTGCTCCGGGCGGGGAGCATGGTGGGCGCGGACGCGGCGCTGCTGCGGGAGCTGGAGTCCCGCGCGGCGCGGCGGCTGGACCAGGCGACGCTGGCGGCCGTGATGATACCGGCGTTCGGGCACGCGCCGGGCGGGTCGACGCTGCTGGACGTGCCGCTGGTGCTGCGGCTGGTGCGCGGGTTCCTCAAGGAGGGCGGCaagggcgccggcggcggcgccggggcgAGGGTGGCGAGGCTGGTGGACGCGTACCTGGCGGAGGCCGCGCTGGAGGCCGAGCTGCGGCCCGCCGAGCTCGAGGAGCTCGCCCGCGCCGTGCCCGCCCACGCGCGCGCCGCCGATGACGCGCTCTACCGTGCCGTCGACACCTACCTCAAG GCACACCCAGGCGCCGGGAAAGAGGATCGCAAGTCGCTGTGGAGGCTGATCGACCCCCGGAAGCTGTctgcggaggcggcggcgcacgCCGTCCAGAACGACCGGCTGCCGGTGCGCTCGGTGATGCAGGTGCTCTTCTCGGAGCACGGCAAGCTGAACCGCCTCGCCGACCTGGGCGCCTCCTTCAGCGGCGCCAGGGTCCCCTGCagcccggcggcggcgctggACCTCCACTCCGGCAGCGGCCGCTGTCCCTCCAAGCGCGAGGCCCTGGCGCAGCACCAGGAGATGCGCCGCCTGCGCGAGGACGTCGCCAGGCTCCAG GTGCAGTGCAGCGCGCTGCAGGAGCAGGTGGAGAGGCTGGGCTCGGAGAGGAGGCGtcgcggcggcgtcggcggcgttggCGGGTTCAAATGGAGCACGCTCtggttcggcggcggcggcggcatgggcGGCGACGTCGCGAGGATCGAGGACTCGGAGAGCGGCATGGAGCGGCAGACGCCGGCGAGCGGCAAGAAGGGCAGGGCGAGCATGGCCACggcgacgccgacgccgacgcggCGGACCCCCAAGTGGCGCAAGTCCATGTCATGA